One region of Cucurbita pepo subsp. pepo cultivar mu-cu-16 chromosome LG03, ASM280686v2, whole genome shotgun sequence genomic DNA includes:
- the LOC111790025 gene encoding uncharacterized protein LOC111790025, whose translation MALSAISPLPLAVSFGFHRPQRPPTPAPRFSYSFASLSSSSSGSQSAKPSSPTDNSNGTSSPFVEPSRAADSNFSYAFANPSAGGAALHPILGFMQSTESSIERVIFDFRFLALLAVGGSLAGSFLCFLNGCVYICDAYKVYWSSCVKGIHTGQMVLRLVEAIDVYLAGTVMLIFGMGLYGLFISNVSPDELPPVDRALKGSSLFGMFALKERPKWMKISSLDELKTKVGHVIVMILLVKMFERSKMVTIATGLDLLSYSVCIFLSSASLYILHNLHRPEQEHKVV comes from the exons ATGGCGCTTTCAGCAATCTCCCCGCTTCCTTTGGCTGTCTCCTTTGGCTTCCACCGCCCTCAACGTCCACCCACGCCTGCTCCTCGCTTTTCCTATTCTTTTGCTTCTTTGAGCTCCTCTTCTTCCGGATCCCAATCTGCCAAACCTTCTTCGCCCACCGATAACTCCAATGGAACTTCATCTCCCTTCGTTGAACCCTCCAGAGCCGCGGATTCGAATTTCAGCTACGCGTTTGCTAACCCTAGCGCTGGCGGTGCTGCTCTTCACCCGATTCTAGGGTTTATGCAATCCACTGAGTCCTCAATTGAgagg GTTATTTTTGACTTCCGTTTCTTGGCGCTGCTTGCTGTTGGGGGTTCACTGGCGGGTTCATTCTTGTGCTTTCTCAAT GGTTGCGTTTATATTTGTGATGCATATAAAGTTTACTGGTCAAGCTGTGTCAAAGGGATTCACACCGGACAAATGGTTCTGCGACTTGTTGAAGCTATTG ATGTATATCTTGCTGGAACCGTCATGTTAATCTTTGGGATGGGACTATATGGATTGTTTATCAGTAATGTGTCTCCTGATGAACTTCCTCCTGTTGATCGTGCCCTGAAAGGATCCTCACTGTTTGGAATGTTTGCCTTGAAG GAGAGGccaaaatggatgaaaattagCTCTCTTGATGAGCTGAAAACAAAGGTCGGACATGTTATCGTCATGATTCTCTTAGTGAAAATGTTCGAGAGAAGCAAGATGGTGACGATAGCAACCGGTCTCGATCTACTGAGTTATTCGGTCTGCATCTTCCTGTCATCTGCTTCTTTATACATCCTCCATAACCTACACAGGCCAGAACAGGAACACAAAGTAGTATAA
- the LOC111789804 gene encoding notchless protein homolog yields the protein MATEMDVEQRETINNVMILLTDPEGTPLGAPMYLPQNAGPQQLQQMVNKLLSNEEKLPYAFYISDQELLVSLGAYLEKNKVSVEKVVTVVYQPQAVFRIRPVSRCSATISGHAEAVLSVSFSPDGRQLASGSGDTTVRLWDLNTQTPLFTCTGHKNWVLSIAWSPDGKHLVSGSKAGELFCWDPQTGKPLGNPLTGHKKWITGVSWEPLHLSAPCRRFVSSSKDGDARIWDVSLKKCVICLSGHTLAITCVKWGGDGVIYTGSQDCTIKVWETKQGKLIRELKGHGHWVNSLALSTEYVLRTGAFDHTGKQFSSPEEMKKVALERYNKMKGNAPERLVSGSDDFTMFLWEPAVSKHPKTRMTGHQQLVNHVYFSPDGQWVASASFDKSVKLWNGITGKFVAAFRGHVAPVYQISWSADSRLLLSGSKDSTLKIWDIRTRKLKEDLPGHADEVFAVDWSPDGEKVASGGKDKVLKLWMG from the exons ATGGCTACGGAGATGGATGTAGAGCAAAGGGAAACAATCAACAATGTCATGATTCTCTTGACGGACCCTGAAGGCACGCCTTTGGGAGCTCCCATGTACCTTCCCCAAAATGCAGGGCCTCAGCAGCTTCAGCAGATGGTCAATAAGCTTCTCAGCAAT GAGGAGAAGCTACCGTATGCTTTTTATATATCTGACCAGGAGCTTCTAGTTTCTCTTGGTGCCTACTTagagaaaaacaaag TTTCTGTTGAGAAAGTGGTTACTGTAGTTTATCAGCCACAAGCAGTATTCCGCATACGTCCTGTTAGCCGATGTTCAGCAACAATTTCTG GTCATGCTGAAGCTGTTCTATCTGTTTCCTTTAGCCCTGATGGGCGACAGTTGGCAAGTGGTTCTGGTGACACTACAGTTCGGCTATGGGACCTTAATACACAAACTCCATTGTTCACCTGTACAG GGCATAAAAATTGGGTTCTTTCTATTGCCTGGTCACCGGATGGGAAGCATCTTGTAAGTGGGAGTAAAGCTGGTGAACTTTTTTGCTGGGATCCACAGACAGGGAAGCCATTGGGCAATCCACTCACT GGCCACAAAAAATGGATTACTGGTGTTTCGTGGGAACCTTTGCATCTAAGTGCACCATGCCGTCGCTTTGTGAGTTCTAGCAAGGATGGTGATGCACGCATTTGGGATGtttcattgaaaaaatgtGTTATATGCCTCAGTGGTCATACTCTTGCAATAACTTGCGTCAAATGGGGTGGAGATGGAGTTATATATACAGG TTCTCAGGATTGTACTATAAAGGTTTGGGAAACTAAGCAAGGAAAACTAATACGTGAATTGAAG GGACACGGTCATTGGGTTAACTCTCTTGCACTAAGCACCGAATATGTTCTCCGGACAGGTGCTTTTGATCATACAGGGAAACAGTTCTCTTCTCCAGAGGAAATGAAGAAG GTTGCTTTAGAAAGGTACAATAAGATGAAAGGCAATGCTCCAGAAAGATTGGTTTCAGGATCTGATGATTTTACTATGTTTCTATGGGAACCTGCAGTTAGCAAGCACCCTAAGACACGCATGACAGGCCATCAACAG CTTGTGAATCATGTGTATTTCTCACCTGACGGACAATGGGTGGCCAGTGCATCCTTTGACAAGTCTGTGAAACTGTGGAATGGCATTACTGGAAAATTTGTTGCTGCTTTTCGGGGTCATGTTGCGCCTGTATATCAAATCAG TTGGTCTGCTGATAGTAGGCTTCTTTTGAGCGGCAGCAAAGACTCCACCCTGAAG atttggGATATCAGAACACGCAAGTTAAAAGAAGACCTTCCAGGCCATGCAGATGAG GTTTTTGCTGTTGATTGGAGTCCAGATGGTGAGAAGGTGGCTTCTGGTGGCAAGGATAAAGTATTAAAGCTATGGATGGGCTAG